One Pseudomonas tolaasii NCPPB 2192 genomic window carries:
- a CDS encoding cold-shock protein — translation MAERQSGTVKWFNDEKGFGFITPESGPDLFVHFRAIQGNGFKSLKEGQKVTFVAVQGQKGMQADEVQAEG, via the coding sequence ATGGCTGAACGTCAGAGCGGTACCGTCAAGTGGTTTAACGACGAGAAAGGGTTTGGTTTTATCACTCCAGAAAGCGGTCCGGATCTGTTCGTCCATTTCCGCGCTATCCAGGGCAACGGCTTCAAGAGCCTGAAAGAAGGCCAGAAAGTGACCTTCGTTGCTGTGCAAGGCCAGAAAGGCATGCAGGCTGACGAAGTACAAGCAGAAGGCTGA
- the gcvH gene encoding glycine cleavage system protein GcvH has protein sequence MSELRFTEDHEWLRAEADGSVTVGITAFAQNALGDVVFVQLPELQAYEKGAEASTVESVKAASGVYMPLTGEVLEVNDALSDSPELVNEDPMGEGWFFRFKPADAGAVAKLLDQDAYDRLIKANAEA, from the coding sequence ATGAGCGAGTTGCGTTTTACTGAAGACCACGAATGGCTGCGCGCCGAAGCTGACGGCAGCGTCACTGTGGGTATCACCGCTTTCGCGCAGAACGCGCTGGGTGATGTGGTTTTCGTGCAACTGCCGGAGTTGCAGGCCTACGAGAAAGGCGCCGAAGCTTCCACCGTGGAATCGGTCAAGGCCGCGAGCGGCGTGTACATGCCCCTGACCGGTGAAGTGCTTGAGGTGAACGACGCCCTCAGCGACAGCCCGGAACTGGTCAACGAAGACCCGATGGGCGAAGGCTGGTTCTTCCGCTTTAAACCGGCCGATGCCGGCGCAGTGGCTAAGCTGTTGGATCAGGATGCGTACGACCGCCTGATCAAAGCCAACGCTGAAGCCTGA
- a CDS encoding RDD family protein — translation MSKPLLNPQGEFPPVGLGRRLAAMFYDFLLCTALLIVTAFLYKLVWIAFVGEAKMRTLTESGALDGDPLLSTILLFVLFGFFAKFWTHSGQTLGMQVWGVRVQNADGSRISLWQALLRFVVSIASWLCVGLGFVWSLFDKRKRSWHDIYSDTQLVRIPKQKK, via the coding sequence ATGTCCAAACCCTTGCTGAACCCTCAGGGCGAGTTTCCCCCCGTCGGCCTTGGACGGCGCCTGGCAGCGATGTTCTATGACTTCCTGCTGTGCACCGCCCTGTTGATCGTCACCGCATTCCTCTACAAGCTGGTGTGGATCGCATTTGTGGGCGAAGCCAAAATGCGCACGCTGACCGAGTCCGGCGCGCTGGACGGTGACCCCTTGCTGTCGACGATTTTGTTGTTTGTGCTGTTCGGCTTCTTTGCCAAATTCTGGACCCATTCCGGGCAGACGCTGGGCATGCAGGTGTGGGGCGTACGCGTGCAAAACGCCGACGGCTCGCGCATCAGCCTGTGGCAGGCGCTGCTGCGGTTTGTGGTGTCGATTGCGTCGTGGTTGTGTGTGGGGCTGGGGTTTGTCTGGTCGCTGTTTGATAAGCGCAAACGCAGCTGGCATGACATCTACTCGGACACGCAGTTGGTGCGGATTCCGAAGCAGAAGAAGTAG
- the gcvP gene encoding aminomethyl-transferring glycine dehydrogenase: protein MTVQLTTANEFIARHIGPRAEDEQQMLASLGFDSLEALSASVIPESIKGTSVLGLEDGLSEAQALAKIKAIAGKNQLFKTYIGQGYYSCHTPSPILRNLLENPAWYTAYTPYQPEISQGRLEALLNFQTLISDLTGLPIANASLLDEATAAAEAMTFCKRLSKNKGSNAFFASIHSHPQTLDVLRTRAEPLGIDVVVGDERELTDVSPFFGALLQYPASNGDVFDYRELTERFHAANALVAVAADLLALTLLTPPGEFGADVAIGSAQRFGVPLGFGGPHAAYFSTRDAFKRDMPGRLVGVSVDRFGKPALRLAMQTREQHIRREKATSNICTAQVLLANIASMYAVYHGPKGLTQIAQRVHQLTAILAKGLTALGQKVEQANFFDTITLNTGANTAALHDKARAQRINLRVVDSERLGVSVDETTTQADIETLWSIFADGKALPAFAALAKSVESTLPAGLLRQSPVLSHPVFNRYHSETELMRYLRKLADKDLALDRTMIPLGSCTMKLNAASEMIPVTWAEFGALHPFAPAEQSAGYLELTSDLEAMLCAATGYDAISLQPNAGSQGEYAGFLAIRAYHQSRGDERRDICLIPSSAHGTNPATANMAGMRVVVTACDARGNVDIEDLRAKAIEHRDHLAALMITYPSTHGVFEEGIREICGIIHDNGGQVYIDGANMNAMVGLCAPGKFGGDVSHLNLHKTFCIPHGGGGPGVGPIGVKSHLTPFLPGHAAMERKEGAVCAAPFGSASILPITWMYISMMGGAGLKRASQLAILNANYISRRLEEHYPVLYTGSNGLVAHECILDLRPLKDSSGISVDDVAKRLIDFGFHAPTMSFPVAGTLMIEPTESESREELDRFCNAMIAIREEIRAVENGTLDKDDNPLKNAPHTAAELVGEWSHPYSREQAVYPVASLIEAKYWPPVGRVDNVFGDRNLVCACPSIESYA, encoded by the coding sequence ATGACCGTTCAACTGACCACCGCCAATGAATTCATCGCTCGCCACATCGGCCCGCGCGCGGAAGACGAGCAGCAAATGCTTGCCAGCCTGGGCTTTGATTCCCTCGAAGCCCTGAGCGCCAGCGTGATCCCGGAAAGCATCAAGGGCACCAGCGTACTCGGCCTGGAAGATGGCCTGAGCGAAGCCCAGGCCCTGGCCAAGATCAAGGCCATTGCCGGCAAGAACCAACTGTTCAAGACTTACATCGGCCAGGGCTACTACAGCTGCCACACGCCGTCGCCGATCCTGCGCAACCTGCTGGAAAACCCGGCCTGGTACACCGCCTACACCCCGTACCAGCCCGAGATTTCCCAGGGCCGCCTGGAAGCGCTGCTGAACTTCCAGACCCTGATCAGCGACCTCACCGGCCTGCCGATAGCCAACGCCTCCCTGCTCGACGAAGCCACCGCCGCCGCCGAAGCCATGACCTTCTGCAAGCGCCTGAGCAAGAACAAGGGCAGCAATGCCTTCTTCGCCTCGATCCACAGCCACCCGCAAACCCTCGATGTGCTGCGCACCCGTGCCGAGCCGCTGGGTATCGACGTGGTGGTGGGCGATGAGCGCGAACTGACCGACGTCAGCCCGTTTTTCGGCGCCCTGCTGCAATACCCGGCGAGCAACGGTGACGTGTTTGACTACCGCGAACTGACCGAGCGTTTCCACGCCGCCAACGCCTTGGTGGCGGTGGCCGCCGACCTGCTGGCCCTGACGCTGCTGACCCCGCCGGGTGAGTTCGGCGCCGACGTGGCCATCGGCAGCGCACAACGCTTCGGCGTGCCGCTGGGCTTTGGTGGCCCGCACGCGGCGTATTTCTCCACCAGGGATGCGTTCAAGCGCGACATGCCGGGCCGTCTGGTCGGCGTGTCCGTGGACCGTTTCGGCAAGCCGGCCCTGCGCCTGGCCATGCAAACCCGCGAGCAACATATTCGCCGCGAGAAAGCCACGTCGAACATCTGCACCGCCCAAGTGCTGCTGGCCAACATCGCCAGCATGTACGCCGTGTACCACGGCCCCAAAGGCCTGACCCAGATTGCTCAGCGTGTGCACCAGCTGACCGCGATCCTGGCCAAGGGCTTGACTGCGCTGGGCCAGAAAGTCGAACAAGCCAACTTCTTCGACACCATCACCCTCAACACCGGCGCCAATACCGCCGCCCTGCACGACAAGGCCCGCGCCCAGCGCATCAACCTGCGTGTTGTGGATAGTGAGCGTCTTGGTGTGTCGGTGGACGAAACCACCACCCAGGCCGACATTGAAACCCTGTGGTCGATCTTTGCCGATGGCAAGGCCCTGCCCGCTTTCGCCGCTCTTGCCAAAAGCGTCGAAAGCACCCTGCCAGCCGGCCTGCTGCGCCAGTCGCCCGTGCTCAGCCACCCGGTGTTCAACCGTTATCACTCCGAAACCGAGCTGATGCGCTACCTGCGCAAGCTGGCCGACAAGGACCTGGCGCTGGACCGCACCATGATCCCGCTGGGCTCGTGCACCATGAAGCTCAACGCCGCCAGCGAAATGATCCCGGTGACCTGGGCCGAGTTCGGCGCCCTGCACCCGTTCGCCCCGGCCGAGCAAAGCGCCGGCTACCTGGAGCTGACCTCCGACCTGGAAGCCATGCTCTGCGCGGCCACCGGTTACGACGCGATCTCCCTGCAACCGAACGCCGGTTCCCAGGGTGAATACGCAGGCTTTTTGGCCATCCGTGCCTACCATCAGAGCCGTGGCGATGAGCGCCGCGACATCTGCCTGATCCCGTCGTCCGCCCACGGCACCAACCCGGCCACCGCCAACATGGCCGGCATGCGCGTGGTGGTCACCGCCTGCGACGCCCGTGGCAACGTCGACATCGAAGACCTGCGCGCCAAGGCCATCGAGCACCGCGATCATCTGGCGGCGCTGATGATCACCTACCCGTCCACCCACGGCGTGTTCGAGGAAGGCATCCGCGAAATCTGCGGCATCATTCACGACAACGGCGGCCAGGTGTACATCGACGGCGCCAACATGAATGCCATGGTCGGCCTGTGCGCACCGGGCAAGTTCGGCGGCGACGTGTCCCACCTGAACCTGCACAAGACCTTCTGCATTCCTCACGGTGGCGGTGGCCCGGGCGTTGGCCCGATTGGCGTCAAGTCGCATCTCACGCCGTTCCTGCCAGGCCACGCGGCCATGGAACGCAAGGAAGGCGCGGTGTGCGCAGCGCCATTCGGCAGCGCGAGCATTCTGCCGATCACCTGGATGTACATCAGCATGATGGGCGGCGCGGGCCTCAAGCGCGCTTCGCAGTTGGCGATTTTGAATGCCAACTACATTTCCCGTCGCCTCGAAGAGCACTACCCGGTGCTCTACACCGGCAGCAACGGCCTGGTCGCGCATGAATGCATCCTGGACCTGCGCCCGTTGAAAGACAGCAGCGGCATCAGCGTGGACGACGTGGCCAAGCGCCTGATCGACTTCGGCTTCCATGCGCCGACCATGTCGTTCCCGGTGGCCGGCACCTTGATGATCGAGCCGACCGAAAGTGAATCCAGGGAAGAGCTGGACCGCTTCTGCAACGCCATGATCGCCATCCGCGAAGAAATCCGCGCGGTGGAAAACGGCACCCTGGACAAGGACGACAACCCGCTGAAAAACGCGCCGCACACCGCCGCGGAGCTGGTGGGCGAGTGGAGCCATCCGTACAGCCGTGAACAAGCGGTGTACCCAGTGGCCTCGTTGATCGAAGCCAAGTACTGGCCGCCGGTTGGGCGTGTGGACAACGTGTTTGGTGATCGCAACCTGGTGTGCGCTTGCCCGTCGATCGAGAGCTACGCGTAA
- the nadA gene encoding quinolinate synthase NadA, whose product MTQISERLLVQAHLDAKQPKALSADEEASLRAAIAAELKAQDAVLVAHFYCDPVIQALAEETGGCVSDSLEMARFGAAHPAKTVLVAGVRFMGETAKILTPEKRILMPTLEATCSLDLGCPVDEFSAFCDQHPERTVVVYANTSAAVKARADWVVTSSCALEIVESLMDNGETIIWGPDKHLGTYIQRQTGADMLLWDGACIVHEEFKSKQLEDMKALYPDAAILVHPESPTSVIELADAVGSTSQLIAAAQRLPNKTFIVATDRGIFYKMQQLCPDKVFVEAPTAGNGAACRSCAHCPWMAMNTLERTLQCLREGSNEIFVEPSVIPHAVRPLKRMLDFTQAARLKLAGNA is encoded by the coding sequence ATGACGCAAATTTCCGAACGCCTTCTGGTTCAAGCCCACCTCGACGCCAAGCAGCCCAAGGCCTTGAGCGCCGATGAAGAGGCGAGCCTGCGCGCCGCCATCGCCGCCGAGCTGAAAGCTCAAGACGCGGTGCTGGTTGCCCACTTCTATTGTGACCCGGTGATTCAGGCCCTGGCCGAAGAAACCGGCGGTTGCGTGTCCGACTCCCTGGAAATGGCCCGCTTCGGCGCGGCTCACCCGGCCAAGACCGTACTGGTGGCCGGTGTGCGTTTCATGGGCGAGACCGCCAAAATTCTTACCCCCGAAAAACGCATCCTCATGCCGACCCTGGAAGCCACGTGCTCGCTGGACCTGGGCTGCCCGGTGGATGAGTTTTCGGCATTCTGCGACCAGCATCCCGAGCGCACGGTGGTGGTCTACGCCAACACCTCGGCGGCGGTCAAAGCCCGTGCCGATTGGGTGGTGACCTCCAGTTGCGCGCTGGAAATCGTCGAAAGCCTGATGGATAACGGCGAGACGATCATCTGGGGCCCGGACAAGCACCTGGGCACCTACATTCAGCGCCAGACCGGTGCCGACATGCTGCTGTGGGACGGCGCGTGCATCGTCCATGAGGAATTCAAGTCCAAGCAGCTTGAAGACATGAAGGCGCTGTACCCGGACGCCGCGATCCTGGTGCACCCGGAGTCGCCGACGTCGGTGATCGAGCTGGCCGATGCGGTGGGGTCCACCAGCCAGTTGATCGCCGCAGCACAGCGCTTGCCGAACAAAACCTTCATCGTGGCCACCGACCGCGGCATCTTCTACAAGATGCAGCAGCTGTGCCCGGACAAGGTCTTCGTCGAAGCGCCCACCGCCGGCAACGGCGCTGCGTGCCGCAGTTGCGCACATTGCCCGTGGATGGCGATGAACACGCTGGAGCGTACGCTGCAGTGCCTGCGCGAGGGCAGCAACGAGATTTTCGTCGAGCCGTCGGTCATCCCCCACGCCGTGCGCCCGCTCAAGCGCATGCTGGATTTCACCCAGGCTGCACGCCTCAAACTTGCCGGTAACGCCTGA
- the gcvT gene encoding glycine cleavage system aminomethyltransferase GcvT: MSTETLLKTPLHALHIELGARMVPFAGYDMPVQYPLGVMKEHLHTRDQAGLFDVSHMGQIRLTGANAAKALETLVPVDIIDLPVGMQRYAMFTDEQGGILDDLMVANLGNDELFLVVNAACKDQDLAHLRKHIGDQCTIEPLFEERALLALQGPAAVKVLARLAPEVTKMTFMQFATLRLLGVDCYVSRSGYTGEDGFEISVPAANAESLARSLLAETEVQAIGLGARDSLRLEAGLCLYGHDMNTDTTPIEASLLWAISKARRAEGVRAGGFPGADRIFTQQQAGVSRKRVGLLPQERTPVREGAEIVDEKGTVIGRVCSGGFGPTLGGPLAMGYLDSAFIALDTEVSALVRGKKVPLRVSKMPFVPQRYYRG; the protein is encoded by the coding sequence ATGTCCACCGAAACCCTGTTGAAAACCCCATTGCACGCGCTGCACATTGAGCTGGGCGCCCGCATGGTGCCCTTCGCCGGCTACGACATGCCGGTGCAATACCCGCTGGGCGTGATGAAAGAACACTTGCATACCCGCGATCAGGCCGGGCTGTTTGATGTGTCGCACATGGGCCAGATTCGCCTGACCGGCGCCAATGCCGCCAAGGCTCTGGAGACTCTGGTGCCCGTCGACATTATCGACCTGCCCGTGGGCATGCAGCGATACGCCATGTTCACAGACGAACAGGGCGGCATTCTCGACGACCTGATGGTGGCCAACCTGGGCAACGACGAGTTGTTCCTGGTGGTCAACGCCGCCTGCAAAGACCAGGATCTGGCCCACCTGCGCAAGCACATCGGTGACCAGTGCACCATTGAGCCGCTGTTTGAAGAACGCGCCCTGCTCGCCCTGCAAGGCCCGGCAGCCGTGAAAGTGCTGGCGCGCCTGGCGCCGGAAGTCACCAAAATGACGTTTATGCAATTTGCCACCCTGCGCCTGCTGGGCGTGGACTGCTACGTCAGCCGCTCGGGCTACACCGGTGAAGACGGTTTCGAAATTTCCGTACCCGCTGCCAACGCCGAGAGCCTGGCGCGCAGCCTGCTGGCCGAGACCGAAGTGCAGGCCATCGGCCTGGGGGCCCGTGACTCGCTGCGCCTGGAGGCCGGCCTGTGCCTGTACGGCCACGACATGAACACCGACACCACGCCGATTGAAGCCAGCCTGCTGTGGGCGATCTCCAAGGCTCGTCGTGCCGAGGGCGTGCGTGCCGGCGGTTTCCCGGGCGCCGACCGCATCTTCACTCAGCAGCAAGCCGGCGTGAGCCGCAAGCGCGTAGGCCTGCTGCCACAAGAGCGCACACCGGTGCGCGAAGGCGCAGAAATCGTCGACGAGAAGGGCACGGTGATCGGCCGCGTGTGCAGCGGCGGCTTTGGCCCCACGTTGGGCGGCCCGCTGGCCATGGGTTATCTGGACAGCGCTTTCATCGCTCTGGATACCGAAGTGTCTGCATTGGTACGTGGGAAAAAGGTGCCTCTGCGTGTAAGTAAAATGCCATTTGTACCGCAACGTTACTATCGCGGCTGA
- a CDS encoding L-serine ammonia-lyase: protein MSLSVFDLFKIGIGPSSSHTVGPMRAAARFVEGLKRDNLLSATTGIKVELYGSLGATGKGHGSDKAVLLGLEGEHPDTVNTETVATRLTQMRQDGRLNLLGEHSITFNEKEHLAMIRKPLAYHPNGMIFRAFDAANIQIRSREYYSVGGGFVVDEDAAGADRIVEDATPLTFPFKHGKDLLNHCTTYGLSISQVMLTNESAWRPEAETRAGLLKIWQVMQDCVDAGCRNEGILPGGLKVKRRAAALHRQLCKNPESSLRDPLSVLDWVNLYALAVNEENANGGRVVTAPTNGAAGIVPAVLHYYMRFIPGANEDGVVRFLLTAAAIGILYKENASISGAEVGCQGEVGVACSMAAGALCEVLGGTVSQVENAAEIGMEHNLGLTCDPIGGLVQVPCIERNAMGSVKAINAVRMALRGDGQHFVSLDKVIRTMRQTGADMKSKYKETARGGLAVNIIEC, encoded by the coding sequence ATGTCTTTAAGCGTGTTCGACCTGTTCAAGATTGGCATCGGCCCCTCCAGCTCACACACCGTCGGCCCGATGCGTGCCGCAGCCCGGTTTGTCGAAGGCCTCAAGCGCGACAACCTGCTGAGCGCCACCACCGGCATCAAGGTGGAACTCTACGGCTCGCTGGGCGCCACCGGCAAAGGCCACGGCAGCGACAAGGCGGTGTTGCTGGGCCTGGAAGGCGAACACCCGGACACCGTGAACACTGAAACCGTGGCCACTCGCCTGACGCAGATGCGTCAAGACGGCCGCTTGAACCTGCTCGGCGAACACAGCATTACGTTCAACGAGAAAGAACACCTGGCGATGATTCGCAAACCCCTCGCCTACCACCCCAACGGCATGATTTTTCGCGCCTTCGACGCCGCCAATATCCAGATCCGCAGCCGCGAGTATTACTCGGTGGGCGGCGGGTTTGTGGTGGATGAAGACGCTGCCGGCGCTGACCGAATCGTTGAAGACGCCACACCGCTGACCTTTCCGTTCAAGCACGGCAAGGATTTGCTGAACCACTGCACCACCTACGGGCTGTCCATCAGCCAGGTCATGCTGACCAACGAAAGTGCGTGGCGCCCCGAAGCGGAAACCCGTGCCGGGTTGCTGAAGATCTGGCAGGTGATGCAAGACTGCGTAGACGCGGGCTGTCGCAACGAAGGGATCCTGCCGGGCGGCTTGAAGGTCAAGCGTCGTGCAGCGGCGTTGCATCGCCAGCTGTGCAAGAACCCGGAATCGTCACTGCGCGATCCGTTGTCGGTACTCGACTGGGTCAACCTCTACGCGCTGGCGGTCAACGAAGAAAACGCCAACGGCGGGCGCGTGGTCACGGCGCCCACCAACGGCGCGGCCGGGATTGTGCCGGCGGTGCTGCATTACTACATGCGCTTCATTCCTGGCGCGAACGAAGACGGCGTGGTGCGCTTTCTGCTCACCGCTGCCGCCATCGGCATTTTGTACAAGGAAAACGCGTCGATCTCCGGGGCCGAAGTCGGCTGCCAGGGCGAAGTCGGCGTGGCCTGCTCGATGGCGGCCGGCGCGCTGTGTGAAGTGTTGGGCGGCACGGTTTCCCAGGTGGAAAACGCCGCCGAGATCGGCATGGAACACAACCTCGGCCTGACCTGCGACCCGATTGGCGGGCTGGTGCAGGTGCCCTGCATCGAGCGCAATGCCATGGGCTCAGTCAAAGCAATCAACGCGGTGCGCATGGCGTTGCGCGGGGATGGGCAGCATTTTGTGTCCCTCGACAAAGTCATCCGCACCATGCGCCAGACCGGCGCCGACATGAAAAGCAAATACAAGGAAACCGCCCGTGGCGGTTTGGCGGTCAACATTATCGAGTGCTGA